A genomic stretch from Bordetella sp. N includes:
- the gudD gene encoding glucarate dehydratase — protein sequence MSSCSPHEPPGRTPVITDVRVVPVAGHDSMLLNLSGAHAPFFTRNLLILTDSSGRQGVGEVPGGEKIRATLEDARPLLMGRPLGDYQAVLNDMRRQFSSRDAAGRGQQTFDLRVTIHAVTAAESALLDLLGQFLDVPVAALLGEGVQRTSVQMLGYLFYVGDRRKTNLPYQTAPEEQDDWLRLRHEEALTPQAIVKLAEAAYARYGFEDFKLKGGVLSGDEEVEAIRALHERFPRARITLDPNGGWLLQDAVRLCRDLHGVLAYAEDPCGAEGVYSGREVMAEFRRATGLPTATNMVATDWREMAHALSLQSVDIPLADPHFWTLQGSVRVAQTCQAFGLTWGSHSNNHFDVSLAMFTHVGAAAPGRVTAIDTHWIWQDGQHLTRNPLRIEGGYIQLPTRGGLGIELDMDAVEQAHQLYLQYALGARDDATAMQFLVPGWKFDNKRPCLVR from the coding sequence ATGTCTTCTTGCTCCCCCCACGAACCCCCGGGCCGCACGCCCGTCATCACCGATGTGCGCGTCGTGCCCGTGGCCGGCCACGATTCCATGCTGCTCAACCTGAGCGGCGCGCATGCCCCTTTCTTCACGCGCAACCTGCTGATCCTGACCGACAGCTCGGGCCGCCAGGGCGTGGGTGAAGTGCCCGGTGGCGAGAAGATCCGCGCCACCCTGGAAGACGCGCGGCCGCTGCTGATGGGGCGCCCCCTGGGCGATTACCAGGCGGTGTTGAACGATATGCGGCGCCAGTTCAGCAGCCGCGATGCCGCCGGCCGTGGCCAGCAGACGTTCGACCTGCGCGTGACCATCCACGCGGTGACCGCCGCCGAGTCGGCGCTGCTGGACCTGCTGGGCCAGTTCCTGGACGTGCCGGTGGCGGCGCTGCTGGGCGAGGGCGTGCAGCGGACCTCGGTGCAGATGCTGGGCTATCTGTTCTACGTGGGAGACCGCCGCAAGACCAATCTGCCTTACCAGACCGCGCCGGAAGAGCAGGACGACTGGCTGCGCCTGCGTCACGAAGAAGCGTTGACGCCGCAGGCCATCGTCAAGCTGGCCGAGGCGGCGTACGCGCGCTACGGCTTCGAGGATTTCAAGCTGAAGGGCGGCGTGCTGAGCGGCGACGAAGAAGTCGAAGCCATCCGCGCGCTGCATGAGCGCTTCCCCCGCGCGCGCATCACGCTGGATCCCAACGGCGGCTGGCTGCTGCAGGACGCCGTGCGCCTGTGCCGCGACCTGCATGGCGTGCTGGCCTATGCCGAAGATCCCTGCGGCGCCGAGGGCGTGTACTCCGGCCGCGAAGTCATGGCGGAATTCCGCCGCGCCACCGGCCTGCCGACGGCGACCAATATGGTGGCCACGGATTGGCGCGAGATGGCCCATGCCTTGTCCCTGCAGTCGGTGGACATCCCGCTGGCCGATCCGCACTTCTGGACCCTGCAAGGGTCGGTGCGCGTGGCTCAGACCTGCCAGGCCTTCGGCCTGACCTGGGGTTCGCATTCCAACAATCACTTCGATGTGTCGCTGGCCATGTTCACGCACGTCGGCGCCGCGGCACCGGGACGCGTCACGGCGATCGACACGCATTGGATCTGGCAGGATGGCCAGCACCTGACGCGCAATCCCTTGCGTATCGAAGGCGGCTATATCCAGCTGCCGACGCGGGGCGGCCTGGGTATCGAACTGGACATGGACGCCGTGGAACAGGCGCACCAGTTGTACCTGCAATACGCCCTGGGCGCGCGCGACGACGCGACGGCCATGCAGTTCCTGGTGCCGGGCTGGAAGTTCGATAACAAGCGGCCCTGCCTGGTGCGTTAA